Proteins from one Lepidochelys kempii isolate rLepKem1 chromosome 6, rLepKem1.hap2, whole genome shotgun sequence genomic window:
- the EXD1 gene encoding piRNA biogenesis protein EXD1 isoform X6, with product MPGVKMFFGYEIVNVELLEELEQAATPIRDSLVTGGTGMERGEPAEHSPQSSTCISPKSRVTTLSNLKYTLAEEEEEENMEYIVIDQFQQKFGPAMLHIKKQCVFGVAAEGVNLCRHGRLCWLQVATRSRVFLFDIFLLGPRVFKNGLQMVLEDKNILKVSVQKGGRACVKWLSHISKKLQLDIESTARFQHLSLVLQVIHDCRLISDCLSHQYGVILSNVFDTQVADVLHFSSITGGFLPHRISSLQECLMRHLKMSPRKVSFLVYRQQAVQETPDIWFVRPLPPSLLKVLALETVYLLPLRLWLMDEMMSDLTTLVDGYLNAYREGSADLLGSTETSCMELPEELHQLADFQKLRRETALKKYKVNEEGLLIRPPLESKGKKAVEVEEKQGEDSGWLSSNGAALQKTSFHPQDPLHQNYDEQKQVVDHWENKKSIIGCKNPPLEMEAGARDLISWNSVSENTQATGKGFSPMQKPHTQAAQSLKEEISLLFMGNKDEDLLCAKQSAIVSAYTPPKISRSFQDSFQVPRQPSLSVLPPWPVLETVGLWQNPSSKMTQTHISHFPVRPERERNSAVRFGFPSGLSSRMPAPSPAGK from the exons GGACAGTCTAGTTACTGGAGGAACTGGAATGGAGAGGGGAGAACCAGCAGAGCACAGCCCACAGAGTTCTACTTGCATTTCCCCAAAGAGCCGGGTCACCACCCTGAGTAACTTAAAATATACCCTGGCAG aggaggaagaagaggaaaataTGGAGTACATAGTCATTGATCAATTCCAGCAGAAATTTGGTCCCGCT ATGCTGCACATCAAAAAACAGTGTGTTTTTGGTGTGGCAGCAGAGGGTGTTAATCTGTGTCGTCATGGAAGACTCTGCTGGCTTCAG GTAGCCACGAGGAGTCGGGTTTTTTTATTTGATATTTTCCTTCTGGGGCCTCGAGTTTTCAAAAATGGACTGCAAATGGTGCTGGAAGACAAGAACATTTTGAAAGTAAGTGTTCAGAAGGGTGGCAGGGCATGTGTGAAATGGTTGAGCCACATCAGTAAGAAATTGCAATTGGATATTGAATCGACAGCCAGGTTCCAGCATCTTTCTTTGGTTCTTCAGGTCATCCATGACTGCCGTTTGATCTCAGACTGCCTCTCACACCAGTATGGAGTCATTCTTTCCAACGTGTTTGATACACAG GTTGCTGATGTCCTGCATTTCTCCAGTATAACAGGTGGGTTCCTTCCACATCGGATCAGTTCCCTACAGGAGTGCTTGATGCGACACCTCAAGATGTCCCCCAGAAAGGTGTCCTTCCTGGTGTACAGGCAGCAGGCTGTTCAA GAGACCCCTGATATATGGTTTGTGAGACCTCTTCCACCTTCGCTGCTGAAAGTGTTGGCTCTGGAAACCGTTTACCTTCTACCTCTCCGCTTGTGGCTAATGGATGAGATGATGTCTGACTTAACAACCTTGGTGGATGGATACTTAAATGCATATCGGGAGGGGTCTGCAGATCTGCTGGGGAGCACAGAG ACCTCTTGTATGgagctgccagaggagctgcATCAGCTGGCAGATTTCCAAAAGTTGCGAAGAGAGACAGCATTAAAAAAGTACAAGGTAAATGAGGAGGGTCTCTTGATCAGACCACCTCTGGAATCCAAAGGAAAGAAGGCAGTGGAGGTGGAAGAAAAACAAGGAGAGGATAGTGGTTGGCTTTCTTCTAATGGAGCAGCCTTACAAAAGACATCCTTCCATCCCCAAGATCCACTTCATCAAAATTATGATGAGCAAAAGCAAGTGGTAGATCACTGGGAAAATAAAAAGTCTATAATTGGCTGTAAAAATCCACCCTTGGAAATGGAGGCAGGAGCAAGAGACTTGATCAGCTGGAACTCTGTATCAGAGAACACCCAAGCAACGGGGAAGGGATTCTCTCCAATGCAGAAACCTCACACACAGGCTGCTCAATCTTTAAAAGAAGAGATAAGTCTGTTGTTCATGGGAAACAAGGATGAAGACTTACTTTGTGCAAAGCAAAGCGCCATTGTGTCTGCCTATACCCCTCCAAAAATTAGCCGTTCTTTTCAAGATTCATTCCAGGTTCCACGGCAGCCCTCGCTTTCTGTACTGCCTCCTTGGCCAGTCCTAGAGACTGTTGGTTTGTGGCAGAACCCATCTTCGAAGATGACCCAGACCCACATTTCCCATTTCCCAGTAAGGCCAGAAAGGGAAAGGAATTCCGCTGTTCGCTTTGGCTTCCCTTCAGGTCTCAGCTCCCGGATGCCGGCACCAAGCCCTGCAGGAAAATag
- the EXD1 gene encoding piRNA biogenesis protein EXD1 isoform X9 produces the protein MWNCWRNWNKLQLPSEEEEEENMEYIVIDQFQQKFGPAMLHIKKQCVFGVAAEGVNLCRHGRLCWLQVATRSRVFLFDIFLLGPRVFKNGLQMVLEDKNILKVSVQKGGRACVKWLSHISKKLQLDIESTARFQHLSLVLQVIHDCRLISDCLSHQYGVILSNVFDTQVADVLHFSSITGGFLPHRISSLQECLMRHLKMSPRKVSFLVYRQQAVQETPDIWFVRPLPPSLLKVLALETVYLLPLRLWLMDEMMSDLTTLVDGYLNAYREGSADLLGSTETSCMELPEELHQLADFQKLRRETALKKYKVNEEGLLIRPPLESKGKKAVEVEEKQGEDSGWLSSNGAALQKTSFHPQDPLHQNYDEQKQVVDHWENKKSIIGCKNPPLEMEAGARDLISWNSVSENTQATGKGFSPMQKPHTQAAQSLKEEISLLFMGNKDEDLLCAKQSAIVSAYTPPKISRSFQDSFQVPRQPSLSVLPPWPVLETVGLWQNPSSKMTQTHISHFPVRPERERNSAVRFGFPSGLSSRMPAPSPAGK, from the exons aggaggaagaagaggaaaataTGGAGTACATAGTCATTGATCAATTCCAGCAGAAATTTGGTCCCGCT ATGCTGCACATCAAAAAACAGTGTGTTTTTGGTGTGGCAGCAGAGGGTGTTAATCTGTGTCGTCATGGAAGACTCTGCTGGCTTCAG GTAGCCACGAGGAGTCGGGTTTTTTTATTTGATATTTTCCTTCTGGGGCCTCGAGTTTTCAAAAATGGACTGCAAATGGTGCTGGAAGACAAGAACATTTTGAAAGTAAGTGTTCAGAAGGGTGGCAGGGCATGTGTGAAATGGTTGAGCCACATCAGTAAGAAATTGCAATTGGATATTGAATCGACAGCCAGGTTCCAGCATCTTTCTTTGGTTCTTCAGGTCATCCATGACTGCCGTTTGATCTCAGACTGCCTCTCACACCAGTATGGAGTCATTCTTTCCAACGTGTTTGATACACAG GTTGCTGATGTCCTGCATTTCTCCAGTATAACAGGTGGGTTCCTTCCACATCGGATCAGTTCCCTACAGGAGTGCTTGATGCGACACCTCAAGATGTCCCCCAGAAAGGTGTCCTTCCTGGTGTACAGGCAGCAGGCTGTTCAA GAGACCCCTGATATATGGTTTGTGAGACCTCTTCCACCTTCGCTGCTGAAAGTGTTGGCTCTGGAAACCGTTTACCTTCTACCTCTCCGCTTGTGGCTAATGGATGAGATGATGTCTGACTTAACAACCTTGGTGGATGGATACTTAAATGCATATCGGGAGGGGTCTGCAGATCTGCTGGGGAGCACAGAG ACCTCTTGTATGgagctgccagaggagctgcATCAGCTGGCAGATTTCCAAAAGTTGCGAAGAGAGACAGCATTAAAAAAGTACAAGGTAAATGAGGAGGGTCTCTTGATCAGACCACCTCTGGAATCCAAAGGAAAGAAGGCAGTGGAGGTGGAAGAAAAACAAGGAGAGGATAGTGGTTGGCTTTCTTCTAATGGAGCAGCCTTACAAAAGACATCCTTCCATCCCCAAGATCCACTTCATCAAAATTATGATGAGCAAAAGCAAGTGGTAGATCACTGGGAAAATAAAAAGTCTATAATTGGCTGTAAAAATCCACCCTTGGAAATGGAGGCAGGAGCAAGAGACTTGATCAGCTGGAACTCTGTATCAGAGAACACCCAAGCAACGGGGAAGGGATTCTCTCCAATGCAGAAACCTCACACACAGGCTGCTCAATCTTTAAAAGAAGAGATAAGTCTGTTGTTCATGGGAAACAAGGATGAAGACTTACTTTGTGCAAAGCAAAGCGCCATTGTGTCTGCCTATACCCCTCCAAAAATTAGCCGTTCTTTTCAAGATTCATTCCAGGTTCCACGGCAGCCCTCGCTTTCTGTACTGCCTCCTTGGCCAGTCCTAGAGACTGTTGGTTTGTGGCAGAACCCATCTTCGAAGATGACCCAGACCCACATTTCCCATTTCCCAGTAAGGCCAGAAAGGGAAAGGAATTCCGCTGTTCGCTTTGGCTTCCCTTCAGGTCTCAGCTCCCGGATGCCGGCACCAAGCCCTGCAGGAAAATag
- the EXD1 gene encoding piRNA biogenesis protein EXD1 isoform X7, with product MWNCWRNWNKLQLPSGLSVISYTVVLCRDSLVTGGTGMERGEPAEHSPQSSTCISPKSRVTTLSNLKYTLAEEEEEENMEYIVIDQFQQKFGPAMLHIKKQCVFGVAAEGVNLCRHGRLCWLQVATRSRVFLFDIFLLGPRVFKNGLQMVLEDKNILKVSVQKGGRACVKWLSHISKKLQLDIESTARFQHLSLVLQVIHDCRLISDCLSHQYGVILSNVFDTQVADVLHFSSITGGFLPHRISSLQECLMRHLKMSPRKVSFLVYRQQAVQETPDIWFVRPLPPSLLKVLALETVYLLPLRLWLMDEMMSDLTTLVDGYLNAYREGSADLLGSTETSCMELPEELHQLADFQKLRRETALKKYKVNEEGLLIRPPLESKGKKAVEVEEKQGEDSGWLSSNGAALQKTSFHPQDPLHQNYDEQKQVVDHWENKKSIIGCKNPPLEMEAGARDLISWNSVSENTQATGKGFSPMQKPHTQAAQSLKEEISLLFMGNKDEDLLCAKQSAIVSAYTPPKISRSFQDSFQVPRQPSLSVLPPWPVLETVGLWQNPSSKMTQTHISHFPVRPERERNSAVRFGFPSGLSSRMPAPSPAGK from the exons GACTGTCCGTGATATCTTACACTGTCGTCTTGTGCAGGGACAGTCTAGTTACTGGAGGAACTGGAATGGAGAGGGGAGAACCAGCAGAGCACAGCCCACAGAGTTCTACTTGCATTTCCCCAAAGAGCCGGGTCACCACCCTGAGTAACTTAAAATATACCCTGGCAG aggaggaagaagaggaaaataTGGAGTACATAGTCATTGATCAATTCCAGCAGAAATTTGGTCCCGCT ATGCTGCACATCAAAAAACAGTGTGTTTTTGGTGTGGCAGCAGAGGGTGTTAATCTGTGTCGTCATGGAAGACTCTGCTGGCTTCAG GTAGCCACGAGGAGTCGGGTTTTTTTATTTGATATTTTCCTTCTGGGGCCTCGAGTTTTCAAAAATGGACTGCAAATGGTGCTGGAAGACAAGAACATTTTGAAAGTAAGTGTTCAGAAGGGTGGCAGGGCATGTGTGAAATGGTTGAGCCACATCAGTAAGAAATTGCAATTGGATATTGAATCGACAGCCAGGTTCCAGCATCTTTCTTTGGTTCTTCAGGTCATCCATGACTGCCGTTTGATCTCAGACTGCCTCTCACACCAGTATGGAGTCATTCTTTCCAACGTGTTTGATACACAG GTTGCTGATGTCCTGCATTTCTCCAGTATAACAGGTGGGTTCCTTCCACATCGGATCAGTTCCCTACAGGAGTGCTTGATGCGACACCTCAAGATGTCCCCCAGAAAGGTGTCCTTCCTGGTGTACAGGCAGCAGGCTGTTCAA GAGACCCCTGATATATGGTTTGTGAGACCTCTTCCACCTTCGCTGCTGAAAGTGTTGGCTCTGGAAACCGTTTACCTTCTACCTCTCCGCTTGTGGCTAATGGATGAGATGATGTCTGACTTAACAACCTTGGTGGATGGATACTTAAATGCATATCGGGAGGGGTCTGCAGATCTGCTGGGGAGCACAGAG ACCTCTTGTATGgagctgccagaggagctgcATCAGCTGGCAGATTTCCAAAAGTTGCGAAGAGAGACAGCATTAAAAAAGTACAAGGTAAATGAGGAGGGTCTCTTGATCAGACCACCTCTGGAATCCAAAGGAAAGAAGGCAGTGGAGGTGGAAGAAAAACAAGGAGAGGATAGTGGTTGGCTTTCTTCTAATGGAGCAGCCTTACAAAAGACATCCTTCCATCCCCAAGATCCACTTCATCAAAATTATGATGAGCAAAAGCAAGTGGTAGATCACTGGGAAAATAAAAAGTCTATAATTGGCTGTAAAAATCCACCCTTGGAAATGGAGGCAGGAGCAAGAGACTTGATCAGCTGGAACTCTGTATCAGAGAACACCCAAGCAACGGGGAAGGGATTCTCTCCAATGCAGAAACCTCACACACAGGCTGCTCAATCTTTAAAAGAAGAGATAAGTCTGTTGTTCATGGGAAACAAGGATGAAGACTTACTTTGTGCAAAGCAAAGCGCCATTGTGTCTGCCTATACCCCTCCAAAAATTAGCCGTTCTTTTCAAGATTCATTCCAGGTTCCACGGCAGCCCTCGCTTTCTGTACTGCCTCCTTGGCCAGTCCTAGAGACTGTTGGTTTGTGGCAGAACCCATCTTCGAAGATGACCCAGACCCACATTTCCCATTTCCCAGTAAGGCCAGAAAGGGAAAGGAATTCCGCTGTTCGCTTTGGCTTCCCTTCAGGTCTCAGCTCCCGGATGCCGGCACCAAGCCCTGCAGGAAAATag